Proteins from one SAR324 cluster bacterium genomic window:
- a CDS encoding efflux RND transporter permease subunit codes for MYPSHIAIRNAASIFVLIIIAAVIGFQSYRSLPREASPDITVPILIVTIPFPGASPQDVESLITYKVENEFQNLKSLKKLESTSSEGIAAITLEFDPDYEISEARTKVREKLDTVTPELPDDAEDPVISEINLSEQPMLLINLSSTLELQRLTEVADDLKEQIEAIPGILEVRRVGGVEREIRVYVNPDKLQYHNLDLNQVTRAISAENTNIPGGTIEMGPTKYLVRVPGEFETPMAINEALVAVSGDQVPIRVKDLGRVVFGFKELSNRSRLDGQESVSLSVIKRSGENLLAIRQQVQDLVKEFEAEQRGEIRFTILADSGKWVTQLVSDLENNIISGFILVFVVLLVVMGIRNALFVAVSIPLSFLMSMWIMQTMGYTLNFIVLFSLILALGMLVDNAIVVVENIYRHMQGGKNRFEAALIGIKEVGGPITSSTLTTLAAFGPIIFMPGIIGEFMTYLPQTLIITLSCSLFVGLFINPVLCSTMMKVSAKKLGSSEDELAILQNSRFLQGYLNFMKGLIRFRFLALLAALGGIFGIIFIYATVSAPRNGMEFFPPSEPQEFVLNIRAPVGTTLQVSDKYVNELEDIVRPYGGSVESVVANIGQRRGFGAGDSGGTTTHISHVVVPFPDWMHWQEKPSEVIEKVRDKLFDVTGVEVELTKQQNGPPSGKPINIEVHGTDLRLMQKVAQDIQQIIRNLPGLVDLSDDFDRSRPEIRVLIDRDKASRLGLRAQEIASTVRTAFNGSKVSNFRDGSDEYDIFVQLDENFRSNSRDLESLYIFTPSRQLVPLSEIAEITTGPAFGSIRHVDRERVITVSGNNREIPGPVLLGQVQKKLADFPLPSGITLEYTGENENREESQAFLGKAFLIAILLIFLILVTQFNSVMLPFIIMLVVFLSLSGVLVGLIIHDRPFSLIMTGIGGISLAGIVVNNAIVLVDFIQQLRSKGFAALDAIVTAAAVRLRPVLLTAVTTILGLMPMALGMDINFFRWPNPILLGVPSGVFWKPMALAVIYGISVSTLLTLIVVPILYSLQESLKNVFGRLFGVGRKTQNSEDEESYFPKVA; via the coding sequence ATGTATCCAAGTCACATCGCCATTCGTAACGCCGCCTCGATTTTTGTACTGATTATCATTGCTGCAGTGATTGGTTTTCAGTCCTACCGCAGTCTACCCAGGGAAGCTAGCCCAGACATTACAGTCCCCATTCTAATTGTCACAATTCCTTTTCCCGGAGCATCTCCGCAGGACGTTGAGTCTTTGATTACTTACAAGGTTGAGAACGAATTCCAAAATCTCAAAAGTCTCAAAAAGCTGGAGTCCACATCGTCGGAAGGCATTGCCGCAATTACCTTGGAATTTGATCCAGACTACGAAATCAGTGAGGCAAGAACCAAGGTTCGTGAAAAGCTGGATACCGTCACACCAGAACTTCCTGACGATGCAGAAGATCCAGTGATCAGCGAGATCAACTTGTCAGAACAACCGATGTTGTTGATCAATCTGTCCAGTACATTGGAATTACAAAGATTGACTGAGGTTGCTGATGATTTGAAAGAACAGATTGAGGCGATTCCAGGGATTTTGGAAGTTCGTCGCGTTGGAGGAGTAGAACGGGAGATCCGCGTCTATGTCAATCCAGACAAGCTACAGTACCACAATCTGGATCTAAACCAGGTAACTCGGGCCATTTCTGCTGAAAACACGAATATTCCCGGTGGTACGATCGAGATGGGACCCACCAAATACCTAGTACGGGTTCCAGGTGAATTTGAAACGCCGATGGCCATCAATGAGGCCTTGGTTGCAGTTTCTGGGGATCAGGTTCCCATTAGGGTCAAGGATCTGGGTCGAGTTGTTTTTGGTTTCAAGGAACTTTCAAATCGCTCTCGTCTTGATGGCCAGGAATCTGTTTCTTTGAGTGTTATCAAACGCAGTGGCGAAAACCTGTTGGCGATCCGGCAGCAAGTTCAGGATTTGGTGAAAGAGTTTGAAGCAGAACAACGGGGTGAGATTCGTTTCACAATCTTGGCTGATTCCGGAAAGTGGGTAACCCAGCTTGTCTCAGACTTGGAAAATAACATTATCTCCGGCTTCATCCTTGTTTTTGTCGTGCTGTTGGTGGTGATGGGGATACGCAACGCCCTTTTCGTGGCAGTCTCCATTCCACTTTCCTTCCTGATGAGCATGTGGATCATGCAGACCATGGGATACACCCTGAACTTCATCGTGTTGTTCAGCCTGATTTTAGCCCTAGGCATGCTGGTGGACAATGCGATTGTTGTGGTGGAAAACATCTACCGACACATGCAGGGTGGAAAAAATCGATTTGAGGCTGCTCTGATTGGAATCAAGGAAGTAGGTGGTCCCATCACCTCATCAACCCTCACGACCCTAGCTGCCTTCGGGCCCATCATCTTCATGCCGGGAATCATAGGTGAATTCATGACCTATCTCCCGCAAACTCTGATCATCACACTCTCCTGTTCACTATTTGTTGGGCTGTTCATCAATCCAGTCTTGTGCTCAACGATGATGAAAGTTAGTGCCAAAAAGTTGGGCAGTAGTGAAGATGAGCTTGCAATCCTGCAGAACTCAAGATTTCTGCAAGGTTATTTGAATTTCATGAAAGGGCTGATTCGATTTCGCTTTCTTGCCTTGTTAGCTGCGCTGGGAGGAATCTTTGGCATCATTTTCATCTATGCCACGGTATCTGCACCTCGTAATGGAATGGAATTTTTTCCACCCTCAGAGCCGCAGGAATTTGTTCTCAACATAAGAGCTCCTGTCGGGACTACACTTCAGGTTTCAGACAAATACGTCAATGAATTGGAAGATATCGTCCGCCCATATGGAGGAAGTGTAGAATCGGTTGTAGCGAATATTGGACAACGACGTGGCTTTGGAGCCGGAGATTCAGGCGGTACGACTACTCATATTAGCCATGTTGTGGTTCCTTTCCCTGATTGGATGCATTGGCAAGAGAAACCATCGGAGGTAATCGAGAAAGTCAGAGATAAGCTCTTTGATGTGACTGGGGTGGAAGTGGAATTGACCAAGCAACAGAATGGACCTCCTAGCGGAAAACCCATCAATATTGAAGTTCATGGAACTGATCTGCGCCTAATGCAGAAAGTTGCTCAGGATATTCAGCAGATCATTAGAAATTTGCCAGGATTGGTTGATCTGTCGGATGATTTTGATCGAAGCAGGCCAGAAATTAGGGTTTTGATCGACCGTGATAAAGCATCCCGTCTTGGGCTAAGGGCTCAAGAGATCGCATCTACAGTGCGAACAGCTTTTAATGGTAGTAAGGTCTCAAATTTCAGAGACGGAAGTGACGAATACGATATTTTCGTGCAGTTGGATGAGAATTTTCGTAGCAACTCTCGGGACCTTGAATCTCTCTATATCTTCACACCCTCAAGGCAGTTAGTTCCCTTGAGTGAAATTGCTGAAATCACCACAGGTCCAGCTTTTGGCTCCATTCGTCATGTTGATCGTGAACGGGTGATTACTGTTTCTGGAAATAATCGGGAAATTCCTGGACCTGTTTTGCTGGGCCAAGTACAGAAAAAGCTTGCTGACTTTCCTCTGCCCAGTGGAATTACTCTCGAATACACCGGTGAAAACGAAAATCGTGAGGAGTCCCAAGCCTTTTTGGGGAAAGCTTTCTTGATAGCAATCTTGCTCATTTTCCTGATCCTGGTGACTCAGTTTAACTCTGTAATGTTGCCGTTTATCATTATGCTGGTTGTTTTCCTTTCTCTGTCAGGGGTCCTTGTTGGCCTGATCATTCATGATCGCCCGTTTTCCCTGATCATGACAGGTATTGGAGGGATTTCTCTGGCAGGAATTGTAGTGAATAACGCGATTGTTTTGGTTGATTTCATCCAACAGCTTCGCTCAAAAGGGTTTGCGGCCTTAGATGCGATCGTGACTGCTGCAGCTGTCCGACTCAGACCGGTGCTGCTGACTGCTGTGACGACCATTCTAGGTTTGATGCCGATGGCTCTAGGTATGGATATTAACTTCTTCCGCTGGCCCAATCCTATCCTCTTGGGAGTGCCTAGTGGGGTCTTTTGGAAGCCAATGGCACTAGCTGTGATTTATGGAATCAGTGTGTCTACTCTGCTCACGCTGATTGTTGTCCCAATCCTCTACTCATTACAAGAGAGTCTGAAAAATGTCTTTGGAAGACTCTTTGGTGTTGGTAGAAAAACTCAAAATTCTGAGGATGAAGAAAGTTATTTTCCAAAAGTAGCATAA